In a single window of the Desulfovibrio sp. ZJ209 genome:
- a CDS encoding helix-turn-helix domain-containing protein, producing the protein MDGKPRDLRVTKTLARIRAAFLKLVSESSYDQLTVSALCAQAQIGRKTFYVYYSSLDSLFEEILEEITRDYLHSIEEYSAPEHIREITRKFYEFSTRQGKYYDNLVCSDSYQRIGTRLMMRLVRGTWCTSRWFTSLSRERQDIVLCFIYNSGAGLYRQWILSGKAIPMEAMIDYADCLIAKGIEGFRNLG; encoded by the coding sequence GTGGACGGGAAGCCAAGGGATCTCCGGGTCACAAAAACGCTGGCGCGCATCAGGGCGGCCTTTCTCAAGCTGGTTTCTGAAAGCAGTTATGACCAGCTGACGGTCTCGGCGCTCTGCGCGCAGGCGCAGATCGGGCGCAAGACCTTTTATGTCTATTATTCCTCCCTCGACAGCCTTTTTGAAGAGATCCTTGAAGAAATCACCCGGGACTATCTGCATTCCATCGAGGAATATTCCGCCCCGGAGCATATCAGGGAGATAACCCGGAAATTCTACGAATTTTCCACGAGGCAGGGAAAATACTATGACAATCTCGTGTGCAGCGACAGTTACCAGCGCATCGGCACACGGCTCATGATGCGCCTTGTGCGCGGCACATGGTGCACTTCGCGCTGGTTCACCTCGCTTTCACGGGAAAGGCAGGACATCGTGCTGTGTTTTATCTATAATTCCGGGGCCGGCCTGTACCGGCAATGGATACTTTCCGGCAAGGCCATCCCCATGGAGGCCATGATCGACTATGCCGATTGCCTCATCGCAAAAGGCATCGAGGGTTTCAGGAACCTGGGCTAG
- a CDS encoding SDR family NAD(P)-dependent oxidoreductase, with the protein MPTIFITGASSGIGKAAARLFAEKGWEVIANMRHTEKEGKVGALLLRGETLRSKGEA; encoded by the coding sequence ATGCCAACCATCTTCATCACGGGGGCTTCATCAGGCATTGGCAAGGCGGCGGCGCGGCTGTTTGCGGAAAAGGGCTGGGAGGTCATCGCCAACATGCGCCACACCGAGAAGGAAGGGAAGGTCGGCGCCCTCCTTTTGCGAGGGGAAACGCTCAGGAGCAAAGGAGAGGCTTGA